GCACCTTTCCGAGGTTTATCCCATGCGGTCTTTTCTGAAATATCCCTTTGTGAAAACTGTCATTCTTTCATTTTCCGCACTGCTCTGCCTGTCGGCACCGACCGTTGCTTCCAGCTGGCAAACCGGATTGGCAAAACGTCCTGAGAAAAACCTCGTCCAGCCAGCCGTGCCGGGCTCTGCGGTCTTTCCATGGCAGGCCTGCGCCCTGGCTCCAGCCGGTTTGTTGCTGCTGCTGGGGCCGGTTGCTTGCATCATATACCTGCGTCATAGGCGCACGTCCCGGGCGCTGCGGGAAAAGGAAAAGCTCTTTCGAGCCATGGTCAAGTTCACGCATGACTGGGAATTATGGCTGGACCCAAACGGTGCGTTACTCTATTCCTCCCCTTCCTGCGAACGCATCACAGGGTTTCGTGACGAGGATTTCAGGCGCGATCCCGACCTGCTTTCACAAATCATCGCCGTCATGATGCTGGACCTGGACGATTTCAAACAGATCAACGACACCACCGGACATGCCAAGGGCGATGAATTGCTGGTGATGCTTACCGCGCGGATGCGCCAGCAGTTGCACCCCGGCGACATGCTTGCACGGCTTGGCGGTGACGAGTCTATCCTGTTGCTGAACAATATCGGCAGTGCCACTCTGGCCGCAAACCGGGCAAAACAGAAATCCTTGCTGGCTGAACGCCTGCTTAAGGCATTGTTTCAATCCAGCCAGCTCACCATCATTTCAAAGTCGATTTTCTTCGGCGCTATGCCGGGCTTTGCCTCGTAACCGACAGGAATGACCGCCATAAATTCCCCTTCTCTCTCTCCCATAAGACGTAACACATCATCCTTGATGAGAAACAGTATCCCCAACCACACGGTGGCCAGGCCGAGAGAGGTCGCCGCCACCAGCAGGTTCTGAATGGCCGCCGCCGAACTCTGAATTTCCATGGTTTTGAAAAAGTCCTGAGCCAACGGCTTATCGATCTGAAACAGCTTGGTACCATGATCGATCAGGGCGCCGGTATTGGCGACCACGACCACCACCGGAGCGGAATTGATGCTGCGTGCCGCCATGCGCAACAGCACCGCCGCCGCCCTGGGAAATTCCCCGGCACGGGCATTGACCAGAGTGGCCAGTTCCTGCTTGCGTTTTCCACGGAGAACGGAAAATCTCCAGGACTGCTGATTATGGGCCGATGGCGCCTGGTTGGCGGCTCGCAAAACCGTCAGCAGGTCTTCTTGGGATACCGGCCGATCGGTAAAAGATCGGATGCTGCGCCGCGCTTCGATGTGATGTAAAGTAACCCGGGCTGAATGGGACAGGCACATACGTCATTTCTCCTTCGGTTCTAAATATCGTATACAAAATGACGATGGTCGCACCAGGCGCGCCGCAGAGCAACCATTAATTGCGGTGTTCCCTAAAAAAGGGCAGCATCTCGAACCGGCACGAATCCTTGCGGAAAATTTTATCTCAAAAAAGGTTATGGATTTCCTTCTGTGCATGGTTAAAATAGGCGTTGCGTTTATCTGCCATTATGCATTATTGATGGCGTCGCAAAACCTCCGCCCGCGGTGTTGCGAAAAAGATACGCTGTGAACCCGACCTGACCCGATGACGATATATCAACTTCGGCCCATGCCGTCTGCACAAGGGATATTTATGGCTTTTCGCATCTTGAAAAAATGGATTATTGGCACAATGGCCTGCATCCTTTTCGCCACTCCGTGTGTTGCGAAACCGGATGCCGAAATAAGCAAGCTCGGCTACTCGGTGCAGGTCGGAGCCTTTGCCAGGGTTGACAATGCAGAACGGCTGGCATCCAGGCTCCAGGATCAGGGCATCGAAGCCTATTATTTTAAAAAGGAAAACAATGTCTTCGCCGTCCGGTTCGGCAATTACCCGACCCGCAAGGACGCAAAAAAAGCGGCCAGACAACTGGCCGAGGCCCGACTTATCGACTCCTATTACATAGCCTCGCCCCTGAAAAAAGACATCCACCCCCTGGCCCTGGAGACCGCCGGCCCCACCGATACGGATGTGACGACAGCGCCTGCCGGTGCGACGGCGTCGCCGGTGAATCCTCCCACCTCCACGAAACCGGTGGTGCAAAAACCCAAACCGGACAATGAAATGGGCGAAATCGCCGCCAGGACGGCGGAAAGATTCGTCGGCATCCCTTACAAATGGGGTGGCAATACCGTGGTTGAAGGACTCGACTGCAGCGCCTTTGT
This portion of the Syntrophotalea acetylenica genome encodes:
- a CDS encoding nitroreductase family protein, producing the protein MCLSHSARVTLHHIEARRSIRSFTDRPVSQEDLLTVLRAANQAPSAHNQQSWRFSVLRGKRKQELATLVNARAGEFPRAAAVLLRMAARSINSAPVVVVVANTGALIDHGTKLFQIDKPLAQDFFKTMEIQSSAAAIQNLLVAATSLGLATVWLGILFLIKDDVLRLMGEREGEFMAVIPVGYEAKPGIAPKKIDFEMMVSWLD
- a CDS encoding sensor domain-containing diguanylate cyclase: MSKFSNRHLSEVYPMRSFLKYPFVKTVILSFSALLCLSAPTVASSWQTGLAKRPEKNLVQPAVPGSAVFPWQACALAPAGLLLLLGPVACIIYLRHRRTSRALREKEKLFRAMVKFTHDWELWLDPNGALLYSSPSCERITGFRDEDFRRDPDLLSQIIAVMMLDLDDFKQINDTTGHAKGDELLVMLTARMRQQLHPGDMLARLGGDESILLLNNIGSATLAANRAKQKSLLAERLLKALFQSSQLTIISKSIFFGAMPGFAS
- a CDS encoding NlpC/P60 family protein yields the protein MAFRILKKWIIGTMACILFATPCVAKPDAEISKLGYSVQVGAFARVDNAERLASRLQDQGIEAYYFKKENNVFAVRFGNYPTRKDAKKAARQLAEARLIDSYYIASPLKKDIHPLALETAGPTDTDVTTAPAGATASPVNPPTSTKPVVQKPKPDNEMGEIAARTAERFVGIPYKWGGNTVVEGLDCSAFVKSVYYLCGINIPRTSAEQFKVGRKVPQEELIEGDLVFFGHNNQVSHVGIYVGRGKFVHAPKRNDEIKVAELTRPGFTKKYLGARRYF